The Carassius gibelio isolate Cgi1373 ecotype wild population from Czech Republic chromosome B5, carGib1.2-hapl.c, whole genome shotgun sequence genome segment TCGTTGCATCATGTTTCTGGAAGGACACCACCAAGAGATTTATAGCATCAATTTCTCACCAAACGGGTAAGTAAAAGAAATCGCATGTGCATATTGAAATGATTTCGTAAAGCTATTTACTGGTATTTGAGCTTTATTTGATAATTAACCCCTATATCTTCCTTGTACAGCTTTCACGTAGCAACGGGAAGTGGAGATAACACCTGTAAAGTGTGGGACCTTCGTCATAGAAGGTGCATGTACACAATTCCTGCCCATGAGAACCTTGTGTCTTCAGTCAAGTTCCAACGTAAGTAGTTAAGAGTCTTGTCAAGAGGACATTTATTATGAGTCATTGAGAGATTATtcattcaaacataaaaatactcATCCTTTACTCGCCCCTCTTCTCAGCAACCTCAGAAAGTTCCCGAAATCAAAAAGCACTGTGGACTTTCAGCAGAATATGCGTGTTCCACCAAAGAAAAAGTCACACAGTTTTGTATGAACAAATATTTAATAGGATTTTCATAGGTCAATAGGTCAACTGACTGTCAAAGCTCAACTGAACTTGCATATTTGTGTAACATTTTTGCAGTGTCAGTATTAACAGAGTCTCTTTCTTTTAGCTAACGATGGGCATTTTCTGCTGACTGGTGCATATGACAGCACAGCCAAAGTGTGGACCCATCCGGGCTGGTCACCTCTGAAGACTCTGGCGGGACATGAAGGGAAGGTCATGGGGCTTGACCTTTCACCCAATGGACAGCTCATTGCCACCTGCTCTTATGACAGAACCTTTAAACTCTGGATGGCGGAATGAGATTCTGTTTGTCTCGATGAGgtttcattttttattgaaaGAGCTGGAAAACAACAAAGTCcaattaaaacagaaatagaaTCAGATGTTCCCCACAGTCTGAATTGTTGTACCAAGCAACACTTATTTCTAGTGGACTGTGAAATCCAATCTGTGAAAGTCTTGAATTGTCTCTCATGCCCATGTATCCTTTTCCATTTTGAGTTTTGCAGAATTTGACATTACTGATTCACTGGGTatccaaataaaatgtattttattgtccCAGGCAATTCTGTAAAGGAAGCTGTGACTTTCAGACAGCGGGATATCCACTGTCAAATGTTTTTGTACGTAATGTACGTGAATCTAGCACCACCAGCAGCAGAGCAGACAGTGTTTGCAACAAGGGCTTCTGTGGAAGCGATGATCTGCCACTGCCACATTGGCCCACGCTGAGGGGGGCTGATCTGTGATTGGCTGCTTTATAAAAGAGGGCTTGGTCTCCAGTGGTGCTTTCTGGCTGTAGGTTCGCTGGTTCTCCACTTCAGCTTTAACACCCAGAAAAGCTGCCAGGTCTAGGTCTAGACCAGTGGCGCCCCCGCGAGGTAGAGGAGTGTTCTGCCGGCACTGAGGACAGGGGATCCACATCTAGGGGAAAAGAGAGCTACAAACATCTGACACTGCTcagctgaggtgtgtgtgtgcatgtcaaacaTCTACTAtacaaatgtaatatatacagctttatacaatacagttaAGAAAAGATAATGTTGTCATTTTCATCTTAATTTAGTTTAGCAACAACAGTTTCATTGTGGCAATACAAATTCAGTTTAATTATACAGCAGCTTAACTTAAGATCGTAATTCAGCTCATGTCATTTTAGTGGTGATTCAGAAAACTAGCTTCATGAAGTAAAATTTTTAGCCCAAGATTTCGCTTgattaatcaataaattaaatatttaataatttaaaccaAGAGACTACTGGTGAAATCGGACTGATTGTCACGTAAGTcagttttgtattacaagttGTCTTATGatgtaatgtttaaatatgcaaattaggtaTTGCCTAATTAagttatttgcatatatttccagaacagaaatccgAAAATTGGGTAAAGCCAGGCTTACAATTgtttatcactccataaatcagaaacatTTTGTCAGAAGCCATAAACAAACACAATTTAATGTTCATAGGGAGAAAGCGTTTAATATATATCATATCAGGCgaattatatataaacaaaccctatttttttctgcaaaaaTAGCAGTGCTCTTCCTCCGAATGTCTATGCCATCCACTCTATCTGCCCTAAATAGTATTGGGAAATTTGTATTGGATGGATAGTGTGCGCACTGGGACGCGGGCAAGGTTTTGAAACATGTTCAGACAGGTAGTCCCGCCCCCAATCTCATGTCATTGGTTGACGACAAAAATAAATCTACGCAAAGCACATCTGGTTGcagtattttttcaaaaaaaaaattatttttttgcgtTCCCTTCTCTAAACAAAATAGCCTGTATCTTAGAGAGCTGTGGTACAACCCTTTTAAGTTATTATGGAAGATGACAGCTTTTTGCAAAAATGCCCCtaagaattattaatttatttacgtAATGTCCTAAAATGTATTCATTGTGACAATTTTAACGATAATAGACCAGGATATCttttaatttagcagacactgtTGCGATGTTAAAAAGCTAGTatttgtagttaattaatataattgcattattatattcatgaatattcatatatattcatgaatataatatattcattcacAAATGGAATGAAAAGGTGCTGattttgaagaaaaaacatttgtaagaaaacattttttggaAGCGATgtctgaaagtaaaaaaaactttgttaaaatagatggaatctatttatttatttattagggttagggttattaaTCTAGCTTGTTAGTGCTGGATTATTAGCAGTTTTCCACATGCAAATCACAAACTCGGTGAACAATTTGTTTCGCACTTTAAAATAAACAGGTCAGGCAGAAATAGTGTCATTAGTGATATTTGTGATGGTAGCTGGAAGCCCACCTGGTCATTGATGAGGGTGTCCAGCCGCTTCAGACAGGTCTGGCAGAACGTGTGACCACAGTAGAGTTTGCGGGGGAGTCTCTCTCCCAGATTATACACACTGTAGCAGATGATGCAGTCCAGTTTACGGCTGTCCCTGGAGTTTTGTGCTCCAGCCTCCACATCTTCTTCCACAGGAGCCTCAGACACAGGCCCATCCTCACCCGAGACCCTACAGAATGAGCTCAGTATGATACAAACATCTCCCAGGGCTTGCCTGAGATGTTCACTGCTGACTTTCTAATGGTTGATTATTTGTGGCCAACATAACTGGCCTAAAATCTTCAGTACGGGGGcagcaataaacatttatttgaataattaaactTCTAGAATGCTCTTGAAAATATCAAAGCAGCCggttaaaattgaaaaaataccACAAAAGCAAAAACTAATCATTTACATCTCCCCCACAATATTTTACTCTTCCAGATACACTAGGTCAGCCGTTAAAGAGTGTGTAAGGCGAGTCGCATGTATCTGTTTACTATTATTGGCTGGCAGCAATGAAATTTGTATACACAAGATGTAATAGTAAAAGATCTGTATACTGTGGG includes the following:
- the rnf224 gene encoding RING finger protein 224 produces the protein MDGMTSGTTEPQETDGTQNRHKDEVDRVSGEDGPVSEAPVEEDVEAGAQNSRDSRKLDCIICYSVYNLGERLPRKLYCGHTFCQTCLKRLDTLINDQMWIPCPQCRQNTPLPRGGATGLDLDLAAFLGVKAEVENQRTYSQKAPLETKPSFIKQPITDQPPSAWANVAVADHRFHRSPCCKHCLLCCWWC